Genomic segment of Gammaproteobacteria bacterium:
TTGCTGAAATACTAGAATTAGCCACACCAAATTAACAACACTGGCAGCAGTTTGCTCCGTCTGGCGGCAAAACCATCACTTGCTAATACCCTCAGTTTGCTATAATTACCTGTTATATTGCACCAATAGACACACTGGGGAGCCTCTGATTAAGTCTGGGCGAGAAAGGTTGGGAGCCAGAATGTTCAAATTCGAGGCGTGAATCGTACGCAATAGCCAGCTATTACGAAGATTCACAACGAAGAAGTTGGACATTTTGGACTCAAGATTTTCGTTCATGACTTAGTCAGAGGCTCCCTAGCACCCACCTGCCCGGTAATCGCCTTGACGCCATTAATTGCCATCGGAATAAACCACAAGACCGCACCGCTTGCAGTGCGTGAGCGCGTGGCATTCGCGCCCGAGCGATTACTCGATGCTTTGCGTGAGCTCATCGGCAAAACGCCTGCCAGTGAAGCCAGCATACTATCGACCTGCAATCGAACCGAATTGCTTTGCTCAGCCGCACCTAAT
This window contains:
- a CDS encoding glutamyl-tRNA reductase, which encodes MTPLIAIGINHKTAPLAVRERVAFAPERLLDALRELIGKTPASEASILSTCNRTELLCSAAPN